Proteins from one Pelodiscus sinensis isolate JC-2024 chromosome 21, ASM4963464v1, whole genome shotgun sequence genomic window:
- the LOC102453320 gene encoding lysophosphatidic acid receptor 1-B-like → MKRHLNCSVSSSEIWSSHLVLALGIPQLIINIISVIFNCAVIIIILSTKDLHKPIFILFCNLAFSDLLTSSSGFWIAMLFITNPESTIFGSKDILIAYAFYTVSILSTIYNLVSIGIERYLAVAGSLKLRYRVSRNQTLAAALINWALAFFLGCMPLVGWNCLHNQENLSALYSPFCVDYLIFITIPNCVVAFLLPLFTYLRIIVILRKQKFTLGACGQVNGTYKSAEVQVARTSIFIWLLALVSYAPFFAGVVFDAAHSLCPADLYPSVYVFRNCTAMLITMNSLGNPIVYTLQVKTLGNKLKFLKCPTNNRIHVHAMGNF, encoded by the coding sequence ATGAAGAGACACCTGAACTGTTCTGTCAGCAGCTCTGAAATCTGGAGCTCGCATCTAGTCCTTGCACTCGGCATCCCTCAACTGATCATTAATATAATCTCTGTGATCTTCAACTGCGCGGTCATCATTATCATATTGTCCACCAAGGATCTGCACAAACCCATCTTCATTCTTTTCTGCAATTTGGCTTTTTCTGATCTCCTCACCAGCTCTTCGGGCTTTTGGATTGCCATGCTGTTCATCACTAATCCGGAAAGCACCATTTTTGGATCAAAGGATATCCTCATAGCCTACGCCTTTTATACTGTATCTATTCTGTCCACCATCTATAACTTAGTCAGCATTGGAATTGAGCGCTACTTGGCTGTGGCAGGAAGCCTCAAGTTGAGGTACCGAGTTTCCAGAAACCAGACACTGGCTGCAGCTCTAATTAACTGGGCACTTGCCTTCTTTTTGGGCTGCATGCCTCTAGTGGGGTGGAACTGCTTGCACAACCAAGAAAACCTCTCGGCTCTCTACAGCCCCTTCTGTGTTGACTATCTCATCTTCATCACCATTCCCAACTGTGTGGTGGCCTTTCTCTTGCCTCTATTCACCTACCTTCGCATCATTGTCATCCTGAGAAAACAGAAGTTCACCCTGGGAGCATGTGGACAAGTCAATGGCACCTACAAATCAGCTGAAGTCCAGGTTGCCAGAACAAGCATCTTCATCTGGCTTCTGGCCCTGGTTTCCTATGCACCTTTTTTTGCAGGAGTTGTGTTTGATGCAGCCCATAGCCTGTGCCCTGCTGATTTGTATCCAAGTGTCTATGTGTTTCGAAATTGCACTGCTATGCTGATCACCATGAATTCTTTGGGGAACCCCATTGTCTACACACTCCAAGTCAAAACACTAGGGAATAAGCTCAAATTCTTGAAGTGCCCTACCAACAACCGCATCCATGTGCATGCTATGGGGAACTTCTGA